The window GCATGAAGGCTTTCATGCTGGCCTGGTTACTGGTACAATGAAAGCAACCGATGGCTACCCCGGTTGCCCTCATTGTAGGAGCAACGACCTGTTTTTTTGTTTAAAAGAAGCTGGCGGTTGCGGGAACATAGGATGTTATGACGGGCCTATTGGTCAATATTATACCTGTCCTTGGTGCGGATTCCAATGCAAAACTGTAGAATCGAACATCGTTGATGTTTCAGGTGGTAATTTATGAATATTTTGGAGAAATAAATGGCAGATTTACCCAATGGATATACCACAAAAACAAAGGCTTATAAAACCGTAAAAGTGTTGCAGAAACTTGGTGAAGGCGGTCAGGGTGCGGTTTACAAAGTTGACTACAACGGTCATTTGAAGGCATTGAAATGGTATTCCGGTATGAAACTGGAATATCCTGAAAAATTCATCGCAAACCTCGAAAACAATATCAAAAACGGTGCGCCAACAAAGTCTTTTTTATGGCCCGAAGATATTACCGAAATGAGCGGTGATGCTTTTGGCTATATCATGGATTTGTTCCCACCTGAATATGAGGATTTTTCTAAACTTTTGCGTGGTAAGGCCCGTTTTGCCGGTGGTTATACAGCCATGCTCAATACCGCACTGCATATTACTGCTGGTTTCCGTGAACTGCATAATGCCGGTTACAGTTAC of the Treponema primitia ZAS-1 genome contains:
- a CDS encoding TerY-C metal binding domain-containing protein, with product MAGPLNAKVIIARCSKTKKTFGIRIEQRQNDWVRTWAFKIDEKKAKHEGFHAGLVTGTMKATDGYPGCPHCRSNDLFFCLKEAGGCGNIGCYDGPIGQYYTCPWCGFQCKTVESNIVDVSGGNL